The Primulina eburnea isolate SZY01 chromosome 8, ASM2296580v1, whole genome shotgun sequence genome contains a region encoding:
- the LOC140837986 gene encoding probable 2-oxoglutarate-dependent dioxygenase SLC1, whose product MSPAMAVSGKLRNQDSLEIEYQKGVKNLYENGIKNVPRKYILPVSERPNAISSEKSSESEINLQLPVIDFAELQGCNRSQVLKSLACACENYGFFQLVNHGIPDEIISNMVNVSRRFFELPLAEREKYMSADTSSPVRYGTSFNQANDGVFCWRDFLKLVCHPIEDALPHWPSTPLDFRQLVAAYAEETRFLFLMLVEAIAESLGLKDSRKKGTESDKNELSKEFENGSQLMVVNCYPPCPEPDLTLGMPPHSDYGFLTLLLQDEVKGLQIHHRDKWVTVQPVPGSFVVNVGDHLEIFSNGKYKSVLHRVLVNNTRYRVSVASLHSFPFTSTVRPSPKLISDGSPRRYKDTNFASFLKYIKSCDSTKKNFLESRKLKLQNFE is encoded by the exons ATGTCTCCAGCAATGGCAGTCTCGGGGAAACTAAGGAATCAGGATTCCCTGGAAATCGAGTACCAGAAAGGAGTCAAAAACCTGTACGAAAATGGGATCAAGAATGTTCCCCGGAAATACATCTTGCCTGTTTCCGAAAGGCCGAATGCGATCAGTAGCGAAAAATCTAGTGAATCCGAGATCAATCTTCAGCTGCCTGTAATTGATTTTGCTGAATTACAGGGATGCAATAGATCGCAAGTTCTTAAATCTCTCGCCTGCGCCTGCGAAAATTATGGTTTTTTTCAG CTTGTGAATCATGGAATCCCAGATGAGATCATCAGCAACATGGTGAATGTGAGCAGAAGATTTTTCGAGTTGCCGTTGGCCGAAAGGGAGAAGTACATGTCGGCGGATACGAGCTCCCCGGTGCGATACGGGACCAGTTTCAATCAGGCCAACGACGGTGTCTTTTGTTGGAGAGATTTTTTGAAGCTGGTGTGTCACCCTATAGAAGATGCTCTTCCTCATTGGCCTTCTACTCCGCTGGATTTCAG GCAATTGGTGGCTGCGTACGCCGAAGAAACGAGATTCTTGTTCCTAATGTTGGTGGAAGCCATTGCCGAGAGTCTTGGGCTGAAAGACAGCAGGAAGAAGGGAACAGAGTCAGACAAGAATGAATTATCCAAAGAATTCGAGAATGGGAGCCAGCTAATGGTAGTTAACTGCTACCCGCCATGCCCCGAACCCGACTTGACTCTTGGAATGCCACCTCATTCGGATTACGGGTTCCTCACTTTGCTCCTACAAGACGAGGTCAAGGGTCTCCAGATACACCACCGAGACAAATGGGTCACCGTCCAACCCGTACCCGGATCCTTCGTCGTCAACGTCGGAGATCACCTCGAG ATATTCAGCAACGGTAAATACAAAAGCGTGTTACACAGAGTTCTTGTAAATAACACAAGATATCGCGTTTCGGTTGCGTCCTTGCACAGTTTTCCTTTCACAAGCACGGTGCGGCCGTCGCCTAAGCTTATCAGCGACGGAAGCCCACGGCGGTACAAAGATACAAATTTTGCTAGCTTTCTAAAGTATATTAAATCTTGCGACTCTACGAAGAAGAATTTTCTCGAGTCCAGGAAATTGAAATTGCAAAATTTTGAgtag
- the LOC140839276 gene encoding uncharacterized protein yields the protein MEGVTSPPGYSRNSSQSSSFLTPLLISMVGIVATSVAIIVYHLFLVKYCLRWRRQEPVDTAARAVPVVSAGVEKKVLDSIPVLAFSAVKGGDLYLRLDKEECVVCLGELEDEDLVRLLPNCKHAFHVRCVDQWFLAHTSCPLCRSSILTQENPKEIPADTEQTNYNPGEEAYYTPDNRETSLPCVRPSGRLRHCMSLELPYAVEMKSPPRPVAGLNRSISMDPYFAVINIQNEGEIIVNNPGTASSSSRGKLKRSESYRTRPLNPIDRMSSKLMRSFSRLRLGKGSQVGPILPY from the coding sequence ATGGAGGGAGTGACTTCACCGCCTGGATATTCACGAAATAGCTCACAGTCCAGTTCGTTTCTCACGCCATTGCTAATCTCCATGGTGGGCATAGTTGCCACATCTGTAGCCATAATCGTGTACCATTTATTCCTCGTCAAGTACTGCTTGCGATGGCGGCGGCAAGAACCAGTCGACACAGCGGCGCGAGCCGTGCCGGTGGTCTCTGCCGGGGTGGAGAAGAAAGTCCTCGACTCCATCCCTGTTCTCGCGTTCTCCGCCGTGAAAGGCGGCGACCTTTACCTCCGGTTGGATAAAGAAGAATGCGTCGTGTGTCTAGGGGAATTGGAGGACGAAGATCTGGTCCGATTACTGCCTAACTGCAAGCACGCTTTTCATGTTCGGTGCGTCGATCAATGGTTTCTTGCCCACACGAGCTGCCCCTTGTGCAGGTCTTCGATTCTGACGCAAGAAAATCCCAAAGAAATTCCGGCAGATACCGAGCAGACAAATTACAATCCTGGTGAAGAAGCTTATTACACGCCGGATAACAGGGAAACATCGCTGCCGTGTGTACGACCTTCCGGCCGTCTCCGCCACTGTATGTCGTTGGAGCTTCCGTACGCGGTGGAGATGAAGTCTCCGCCACGTCCCGTCGCGGGGTTGAACCGATCAATTTCAATGGACCCGTATTTTGCTGTGATTAACATCCAAAATGAAGGAGAAATCATAGTGAATAATCCAGGGACTGCTTCATCTTCTTCGAGAGGTAAATTGAAGAGGAGTGAATCGTATAGAACGAGACCATTGAACCCAATCGATCGTATGTCGTCAAAGTTGATGAGATCATTTTCACGGTTACGATTGGGGAAGGGGAGTCAAGTCGGGCCTATTCTTCCATACTGA